The Vicinamibacterales bacterium DNA segment GTCAGAGCCGGCGACCTCGTGCAGGCGGGTGCGATTGGCCGCGTCATCCAGACGGTCAACCTCGCGCCGCACCGCATCGGCAACGTCGCCGGCGGCGCGCGGCCCGAGTGGTTCTGGCACAAGGCGCGCTACGGCGGGATCCTCGTTGACATCGGGTCGCACCAGATCGATCAATTCCTCTTCTACACCGGCTCGACCAGGGCCGACGTCGTCTCGTCGCAGATTGCCAACGTGGCGCACAAGGACAAGCCCGAGTTCGAGGATTTCGGCGACATGGTGCTGCGCGGCGACGGCGGCGCGGGCTACGTCCGGCTGGACTGGTTCACCCCCAACGGCCTGTCGACCTGGGGCGACGGACGCCTGACGATTCTCGGCACCGAGGGCTACATCGAGCTGCGGAAGTACGTCGACATCGCCGGCCGTCCCGGCGGCGACCATCTGTTCATCGTCGATCAGAAGGACACACGCTATATCGATTGCAAGGATGGCGACCTGCCGTTCGGACCCCGGCTCGTGTCGGATATCGTCAACCGCACGGAAACCGCGATGCCGCAGGCGCACACGTTCCTCACGATGGAGCTCGCCATCAAGGCGCAGAAGCAGGCGCAGACGATCAACTTCAGGGCATAAGTCATGAAGGCCAGACACACGCGACGGCAGTTCCTCGGCGCCGCCGGCACGATCGCCGCCGCCGCCGGTTTTCCCGCGATCGTGCCGGCGACGGTGTTCGGCAGGACGTCGCCGAGCAACCGCATCAACGTCGGCGCGATCGGCGTCGGGCGCATCTCGCGCGCGCACGACATGCCGAACATCCTGCGTTACGACGTCGCGCGGATCGTCGCCGTCTGCGATCTCGACGCCAACCGCGTCGCCGCCGGGAAGACCTTCGTCAACGACTTCTATGCCAAGCAGACCGGCAAGCCCTACGACGGCGTCACCGGCTACGGCAGCTATCACGAGCTGCTCGCCAACAAGGACATCGACGCCGTCGTCATCAGCACGCCGGATCACTGGCACGCGCTCGTGGCGATTGCCGCCGTGCAGGCCGGCAAGGACGTCTACCTGCAGAAGCCGGCGTCGCTGACGATCGCCGAGGGACGCGCGCTGAGCAACGCCGTCCACGCTTCGGGACGGATCTTCCAGATCGGCAGCCAGCAGCGCTCGACGGTCCAGTTCCGCTATGCCGCCGAGCTCGTTCGCAATGGACGCATCGGTGCGCTGCAGACGGTCGAAGTCGGCCTGCCGGGCGACCCGAGCGGCGACGTCGAACGCGAGATGTCGGTGCCCCAGAATCTGAACTACGAGACATGGCTCGGCTCGACGCCCTACGTCTATTACACCGAGAAGCGCGTTCACCCGCAGAGCGGCTTCGACCGTCCGGGCTGGCTGCGCTGCGAACAGTTCGGCGCCGGCATGATCACCGGCTGGGGCGCGCATCACGTCGACTCGGCGCACTGGGGGATGGACACGGAGTACACCGGGCCGGTCGAGATCTGGGGCAGCGCCAAGTTCCCGGCGAGCGGATTGTGGGACGTCCACGGCGACTTCAAGACCTACGGGCGCTACGCGAACGGCGTGACGATGGTGATCAGCGGCGATTTTCCGAACGGCATCAAGTTCATCGGCCGCGACGGCTGGATTTTTGTGTCCCGCGGGAACGAGGCGGTGACCGGCAGCGATCCGGTCGCCAAGCTACAGGACGCGACGGCGCTGGCATCGAGCGATCCGAAGATCATCAAGTCGGTCATCGGGCCGAACGAGATTCACCTTCCCGAGAGCCGCGAGCACCACCTGAACTGGCTCGAGTCGATCGCCTCCCGCAAGGAGCCGATCGCGCCAGTAGAGATCGCGCACCGTTCGTGTTCGGCGTGCCTGCTGCACCACATCGCGATGCGGGCGGACCGCCGGCTGCACTGGGATCCGATCAAGGAACGCTTCCAGAACGACGACGACGCCAACGCGAAGCTGTCGCGTCCGATGCGCGCGCCCTACAGGCTGACCTAAGGCCGCGAGTTCCTGCTGAAGACCCGTCTCGCAGTGAAGTGATGCCGAGCGCAGTGAGGCAAGACCGTCAGGCTCGCCGGACGACGAAGTACGGCGTGCCCAGCCACTCGGGTCCCAACCCCGGCACGACCGCCGCGCCGCCGCCGGCGAGCAGCACGGTGAAGTAGTACTGCAGCGGATACGGCGAGTCGGTGTAGGCGGCGGGAATCCGGCCGCGCCATTCGCCGCCATCCGCCTCCATCCCAAAGCGCTCGAACCGCTCCGCCTGGTTGACGTGCCGGTAATGGCAGGCGACCTCGCGCGGCGCACTGCCGCGCACTGCGAGCGCCAGCGGCAGCTCGCGTCCAGGCACGAATCGATCGGGTGGCGCGTGGTGGCCGTCGACGACGGCCGGCATGACGGTCGCCTGCGCCTGCGCTACGGCACCGGCCACACGCGGTGGCTGGGCGACGGCTGGCGGCGGCGCCTCGGCCAGGCGCGCGATGTCGTCGTCGATCGCCGCCAGGCGGTCGCTCCACTGGCCGCGCTCAGACAGCCGGTCGCTGGCCGAGAGATCGGCGGCGTAGACGCCCTGCGCGGCCGACGCAAGTTCCGCCCAGGCGGCGCGCGCGGCGCGATAGCGCTCGAGGGCAGCGTCGAACGCGGCCCGATCGCCGGTTTGCTGATGCAGCGCGTATAACACGCCGGCGCGCAGTTTTGCCGCGAAGAATCGGCCGA contains these protein-coding regions:
- a CDS encoding Gfo/Idh/MocA family oxidoreductase, which codes for VRAGDLVQAGAIGRVIQTVNLAPHRIGNVAGGARPEWFWHKARYGGILVDIGSHQIDQFLFYTGSTRADVVSSQIANVAHKDKPEFEDFGDMVLRGDGGAGYVRLDWFTPNGLSTWGDGRLTILGTEGYIELRKYVDIAGRPGGDHLFIVDQKDTRYIDCKDGDLPFGPRLVSDIVNRTETAMPQAHTFLTMELAIKAQKQAQTINFRA
- a CDS encoding Gfo/Idh/MocA family oxidoreductase; translated protein: MKARHTRRQFLGAAGTIAAAAGFPAIVPATVFGRTSPSNRINVGAIGVGRISRAHDMPNILRYDVARIVAVCDLDANRVAAGKTFVNDFYAKQTGKPYDGVTGYGSYHELLANKDIDAVVISTPDHWHALVAIAAVQAGKDVYLQKPASLTIAEGRALSNAVHASGRIFQIGSQQRSTVQFRYAAELVRNGRIGALQTVEVGLPGDPSGDVEREMSVPQNLNYETWLGSTPYVYYTEKRVHPQSGFDRPGWLRCEQFGAGMITGWGAHHVDSAHWGMDTEYTGPVEIWGSAKFPASGLWDVHGDFKTYGRYANGVTMVISGDFPNGIKFIGRDGWIFVSRGNEAVTGSDPVAKLQDATALASSDPKIIKSVIGPNEIHLPESREHHLNWLESIASRKEPIAPVEIAHRSCSACLLHHIAMRADRRLHWDPIKERFQNDDDANAKLSRPMRAPYRLT